In the Candidatus Fusobacterium pullicola genome, GGTATAAGATGGTTAAATTAATTATTACTGATATGGATGGTACATTACTAAATAGTAAAAATGAAATCAACAATGAATTTTGGGAGATACAAGAAAAGCTAGCAAAAGATGGTGTTATTTTTTCTGTAGCAAGTGGAAGACCTTACTATAATTTAGTTGAAAAGTTTAAAACATTAATGGATAGCATGCTTTTTATCTGTGAAAATGGAGCATATGTTGTTTTTCAAGGTAAAGAGATCTATTCAAATGTTATAAAAAGAGAGGATATATTCTTTCTATTGAATATATGTAAAAATATTGAGGGGATTGTACCTATACTTTGTGGAAAAGATTCTGCTTACGTTGAAAGAAAAAGCTATTTTGATGAAAAATATGATTTTAAACCTGAGATAAATAAGTACTATAATAAACTACAAATCGTTGAAAACTTTGATGAAGTTGAGGATGAATTCCTAAAAATAGCAATCTGTGACTCTCTAATTGCAGAAAAAAACAGTTATAATTATTTTAAAAATTATGAAGATAGATTCCAAGTTGTACTTTCAGGGAAAGTTTGGATGGATTTAGGAAAAATTGATACAAGTAAAGGAATGGCTATAAAAATGACTCAAAAGAACTTAGGAATATCATATGATGAAACTATGGCCTTTGGTGATTATTTAAATGACTACTCTATGATGAAGGAGGCAAAATATAGCTATGCTATGAAAAATGCTCACCCTCAACTTAAAGAGGTTGCAAATTTTATCACTGAAAATGATAATGATAATAATGGTGTTGTTGAAACTATTAAACAATATTTTCCAAATTTAAAATAAATAACCAATAGAAAAAGGTTACTTTCTTCAATCACTGGTCTTCTCCAGTATTGATTATAGTAACCTTTTTTAGTTGCTTATAACTTATTTAAAAATTTTTTATTTATGCCATTATTTTTTTCAATATTCTTACTTTCTTTTTCATTAATTTGGGAATCAATCCAACAACCTTTCCAACCAATAATGCCGCTATAAAAGTTCCTTCTCTCACTCCTATGATATTTTTTAAAAATATATAAGATATACCTACTGCGATAATAACAGTAATCACATCAAATCCTACTTTTATATTATGAAATTCAAAGACAGTCTTTTCTTTTAAAGCCATCATTACTCCTTCGGCAGGTAATGGTATCAATCTTGCTTCTAAATATAAAAAGACTCCTATTCCTATTAATGTTATACTTATCAGCATATAGCCCAATCTAATTAAGTAATTTTCTGAAGGCTCAAAATAAAAAATCATATTTGAGAAAGAGACAAAATAACCAAATAAGCTGGCACATAAAATTTGTAATAAATTTTTTAATTTAAACTCTTTTCTTAGTATAAAAAATTGTAAAATAATATAGCTACAAAATATAATAGATACACATAAACCTTGATCTATTCCTAAAATAATACTTACAACATATGGTATTGCATTTACTGGAGAAACTCCTAAATTAGATTTTACAGAAAATGTTACCCCTATTGCCATAATAAATAATC is a window encoding:
- a CDS encoding Cof-type HAD-IIB family hydrolase, whose product is MVKLIITDMDGTLLNSKNEINNEFWEIQEKLAKDGVIFSVASGRPYYNLVEKFKTLMDSMLFICENGAYVVFQGKEIYSNVIKREDIFFLLNICKNIEGIVPILCGKDSAYVERKSYFDEKYDFKPEINKYYNKLQIVENFDEVEDEFLKIAICDSLIAEKNSYNYFKNYEDRFQVVLSGKVWMDLGKIDTSKGMAIKMTQKNLGISYDETMAFGDYLNDYSMMKEAKYSYAMKNAHPQLKEVANFITENDNDNNGVVETIKQYFPNLK